One part of the Pogona vitticeps strain Pit_001003342236 chromosome W, PviZW2.1, whole genome shotgun sequence genome encodes these proteins:
- the LOC144584967 gene encoding LOW QUALITY PROTEIN: uncharacterized protein LOC144584967 (The sequence of the model RefSeq protein was modified relative to this genomic sequence to represent the inferred CDS: substituted 2 bases at 2 genomic stop codons), which translates to MECEKSFSRRRNLPSLQRTYTGKKPHKCTECGKSFSHSSTLRLHQRTHTGEKPHKCMECGKSFSHSGHLRLHQRTHTGEKPHKCMECGKSFSQHGNLRLHQRSHTGEKPHKCMECGKSFSHSSTLRLHQRTHTGEKPHKCMECGKSFSYSSHFRSHQRTHTGEKPHKCMECGKSFSQHGQLRLHQRSHTGEKPHKCMECGKSFSQHGQLRLHQRSHTGEKPHKCMECGKSFSRSDALTSHQRTHTGEKPHKCMECGKSFSHSGNLRFHQKTHTGEKPHKCMECGKSFRHSGHLRSHQRTHTGEKPHKCMECGKSFSQRGNLRLHQRSHTGEKPHKCMECGKSFSQRGQLRLHQRSHTGEKPHKCMECGKSFSQRGQLRLHLRSHTGEKPHKCMECGKSFSHSSNLSLHQRSHTGEKPHKCMECGKSFSHSGGLRKHERTHTGEKPHKCMECGKRFSQCGQLRLHLRSHTGEKPHKCMECGKSFSHNGNLRVHQRTHTGEKPYKCMECGKSFSYSSHFRSHQRSHTGEXPHKCMECGKSFSHSGNLRFHQSTHTGEKPHKCMECGKSFRHSGHLRSHQRTHTGEKPHKCMECGKSFSQRGNLRLHQRSHTGEKPHKCMECGKSFSQRGQLRLHLRSHTGEKPHKCMECGKSFSHSSNLSLHQRSHTEEKPHKCMECGKSFSHSGGLRKHERTHTGEKPHKCMECGKRFSQCGQLRLHLRSHTGEKPHKCMECGKSFSHNGNLRVHQRTHTGEKPHKCMECGKSFSYSSHFRSHQRSHTGEXPHKCMDCGKSFICSYALRLHHRSHTGEEPHKCMECGKSFSQSGQLGLHQRIRTGEKPNKFMECGKSFVIVYYLC; encoded by the coding sequence atggaatgtgaaaagagtttcagcaggagaagaaatctgccttcACTTCAAAGGACCTACACTgggaagaaaccacataaatgcacagaatgtggaaagagctttagtcacagtagtacccttaggttgcatcaaaggacccacactggggagaaaccacataaatgcatggaatgtggaaagagctttagtcacagtggtcaccttaggttacatcaaaggactcacactggggagaaaccacataaatgcatggaatgtggaaagagctttagtcagcatggtaatcttaggttacatcagaggtcccacactggggagaaaccacataaatgcatggaatgtggaaagagctttagtcacagtagcacccttaggttgcatcaaaggacccacactggggagaaaccacataaatgcatggaatgtggaaagagcttcagttacagCAGTCAttttaggtcacatcaaaggactcacactggggagaaaccacataaatgcatggaatgcggaaagagctttagtcagcatggtcagcttaggttacatcaaaggtcacacactggggagaaaccacataaatgcatggaatgtggaaagagctttagtcagcatggtcagcttaggttacatcagaggtctcacactggggagaaaccacataaatgcatggaatgcggaaagagctttagtcgcagtgatgcccttacatcacatcaaaggacccacactggggagaaaccacataaatgcatggaatgtggaaagagctttagtcacagtggtaatcttaggtttcATCAaaagacccacactggggagaaaccacataaatgcatggaatgtggaaagagctttaggcatagtggtcatcttaggtcacatcaaaggactcacactggggagaaaccacataaatgcatggaatgtggaaagagctttagtcagcgtggtaatcttaggttacatcagaggtcccacactggagagaaaccacataaatgcatggaatgcggaaagagctttagtcagcgtggtcagcttaggttacatcagaggtcccacactggggagaaaccacataaatgcatggaatgcggaaagagttttagtcagcgtggtcagcttaggttacatctgaggtcccacactggggagaaaccacataaatgcatggaatgtggaaagagctttagtcacagtagtaaTCTTAGTTTACATCAGAggtcccacactggggagaaaccacataaatgcatggaatgcggaaagagctttagtcacagtggtggccttaggaaacatgaaaggactcacactggggagaaacctcataaatgcatggaatgtggaaagaggtttagtcagtgtggtcagcttaggttacatctgaggtcccacactggggagaaaccacataaatgcatggaatgtggaaagagctttagtcacaatggtaaccttagggtacatcaaaggactcacactggggagaaaccatataaatgcatggaatgtggaaagagcttcagttacagCAGTCAttttaggtcacatcaaaggtctcacactggggagtaaccacataaatgcatggaatgtggaaagagctttagtcacagtggtaatcttaggtttcATCAAagtacccacactggggagaaaccacataaatgcatggaatgtggaaagagctttaggcatagtggtcatcttaggtcacatcaaaggactcacactggggagaaaccacataaatgcatggaatgtggaaagagctttagtcagcgtggtaatcttaggttacatcagaggtcccacactggagagaaaccacataaatgcatggaatgcggaaagagctttagtcagcgtggtcagcttaggttacatctgaggtcccacactggggagaaaccacataaatgcatggaatgtggaaagagctttagtcacagtagtaaTCTTAGTTTACATCAGAGGTCCCACACtgaggagaaaccacataaatgcatggaatgcggaaagagctttagtcacagtggtggccttaggaaacatgaaaggactcacactggggagaaaccacataaatgcatggaatgtggaaagaggtttagtcagtgtggtcagcttaggttacatctgaggtcccacactggggagaaaccacataaatgcatggaatgtggaaagagctttagtcacaatggtaaccttagggtacatcaaaggactcacactggggagaaaccacataaatgcatggaatgtggaaagagcttcagttacagCAGTCAttttaggtcacatcaaaggtctcacactggggagtaaccacataaatgcatggactgtggaaagagctttatttgtagttatgcccttaggttacatcataGGTCACACACTGGGGaggaaccacataaatgcatggaatgtggaaagagctttagtcagagtggtcagcttgggttacatcaaagaatccgcactggggagaaaccaaataaattcatggagtgtggaaagagctttgtcaTAGTTTACTATTTGTGTTAA